A DNA window from Kitasatospora atroaurantiaca contains the following coding sequences:
- a CDS encoding MATE family efflux transporter — translation MTSASAPPRRQHDREILALAVPAFGALVAEPLFLMADSAIVGHLGTAQLAGLGVASAALTAATGVFVFLAYATTAAVARRIGAGDRQAAIQQGIDGIWLALLLSVGVVVLTLALAPQAATALGASPTAAPYAVTYLRISALGIPAMLMVLAATGVLRGLQDTRTPLLVAVGGFASNILLNLGLVYGVGLGVAGSAWGTVLAQNGMAAAYLLVVVRGARRERARLRPDPEGIRACAKAGGPLMVRTLSLRAVLLIATAVAARLGDAEVAAHQIAMTLWGFLAFALDAIAIAGQAIIGRYLGAGDVPGTRAATRRMVEWGVGSGIVLGLLMVVARPLYVPLFTPDPAVQDLLSAVLLLAALTQPLGGLVFVLDGVLMGAGDGTYLAWAMLATLAVFAPVAWAVPALGGGLMALWWAMNLFMLVRALFLGLRTRTGSWLVTGAVRV, via the coding sequence ATGACAAGCGCCTCCGCCCCGCCTCGCCGGCAGCACGACCGGGAGATCCTGGCCCTGGCCGTCCCGGCCTTCGGGGCGCTGGTCGCAGAGCCGCTCTTCCTGATGGCCGACTCCGCCATTGTCGGCCACCTCGGCACCGCTCAGCTGGCCGGTCTCGGGGTCGCCTCGGCGGCGCTCACCGCCGCCACCGGCGTCTTCGTCTTCCTGGCGTACGCGACCACCGCCGCCGTCGCCCGCAGGATCGGGGCGGGCGACCGCCAGGCCGCCATCCAGCAGGGCATCGACGGTATCTGGCTCGCCCTGCTGCTCTCGGTCGGCGTGGTCGTGCTGACCCTTGCACTGGCCCCCCAGGCCGCCACCGCACTGGGCGCCTCGCCGACGGCCGCCCCGTACGCCGTCACCTACCTCCGGATCAGCGCCCTCGGCATCCCGGCGATGCTGATGGTGCTGGCCGCCACCGGCGTGCTGCGCGGCCTGCAGGACACCCGCACACCGCTGCTGGTGGCCGTCGGCGGCTTCGCCTCCAACATCCTGCTCAACCTCGGCCTGGTGTACGGCGTCGGCCTGGGCGTGGCCGGCTCCGCCTGGGGAACGGTGCTGGCGCAGAACGGGATGGCGGCCGCATACCTGCTGGTCGTGGTCCGCGGGGCCCGCCGGGAGCGGGCACGCCTGCGCCCCGACCCGGAAGGGATACGGGCCTGCGCCAAGGCCGGCGGACCGCTGATGGTCCGCACGCTGAGCCTGCGGGCCGTCCTGCTGATCGCCACCGCCGTGGCCGCCCGGCTCGGCGACGCGGAGGTGGCGGCCCATCAGATCGCCATGACGCTCTGGGGGTTCCTGGCCTTCGCTCTGGACGCCATCGCGATCGCCGGCCAGGCCATCATCGGCCGCTACCTCGGCGCCGGGGACGTCCCGGGCACCAGGGCGGCCACCCGGCGGATGGTCGAGTGGGGGGTCGGCTCGGGGATTGTGCTCGGGCTGCTGATGGTGGTCGCCAGGCCGCTGTACGTGCCGCTGTTCACCCCGGATCCGGCGGTCCAGGACCTGCTCTCCGCCGTTCTGCTGCTGGCGGCCCTGACCCAGCCGCTGGGCGGTCTGGTCTTCGTGCTGGACGGGGTGCTGATGGGCGCCGGCGACGGGACCTACCTGGCCTGGGCCATGCTGGCCACGCTCGCTGTCTTCGCCCCGGTCGCCTGGGCGGTGCCGGCGCTCGGCGGCGGCCTGATGGCGCTGTGGTGGGCGATGAACCTGTTCATGCTGGTACGGGCGCTGTTCCTGGGCCTGCGCACGCGGACCGGCAGCTGGCTGGTCACCGGAGCCGTGCGGGTCTGA
- a CDS encoding alanine racemase, translating into MTLSLYVDAARWRAHQRAVLAEFPGLVPVAKGNGYGFGNGLLAGEAGLLRAADGRVDCLAVGTAYEAADAAGRYEGELLVLTPYRTGEESPELPRRVLRTVAHVEALRALPPGSRVVVECMTSMRRHGIGPADLGRLPVDSVTLEGFALHLPLDRPDGSDPVAEVAHWVRAIGAAGLPARTVFLSHLGSADLARLARQFPATFFRSRIGTRLWLGEIGALESRATVLDVTPVARGDRYGYRQHKAPSDGHLLVVTGGTAHGVGLEAPKYVHGMVPRAKGLARAGLATVNRTLSPYAWAGRQLWFAEPPHMQVSILFLPGDTKAPSIGDELSLNVRHTTTHFDRVVLR; encoded by the coding sequence ATGACCCTGTCGCTGTACGTGGACGCCGCACGCTGGCGCGCTCACCAGCGGGCGGTGCTGGCCGAGTTCCCCGGCCTGGTACCGGTGGCCAAGGGCAACGGTTACGGCTTCGGGAACGGCCTGCTGGCCGGGGAGGCGGGGCTGCTGCGGGCGGCCGACGGCCGGGTGGACTGCCTGGCGGTGGGGACGGCCTACGAGGCCGCCGACGCGGCCGGGCGGTACGAGGGCGAGCTGCTGGTGCTCACCCCGTACCGGACCGGTGAGGAGTCGCCGGAGCTGCCGCGAAGAGTGCTGAGAACCGTGGCGCACGTCGAGGCGCTGCGGGCGCTGCCGCCCGGCTCACGGGTGGTGGTGGAGTGCATGACCAGCATGCGGCGGCACGGCATCGGCCCGGCCGACCTCGGCAGGCTCCCGGTGGACTCGGTGACTCTCGAAGGCTTCGCGCTGCACCTGCCACTGGACCGGCCGGACGGCTCCGACCCGGTCGCCGAGGTCGCGCATTGGGTGCGGGCCATCGGAGCGGCCGGGCTGCCGGCCCGCACGGTCTTCCTGAGCCACCTCGGCTCGGCGGACCTGGCCCGGCTGGCCCGGCAGTTCCCCGCCACCTTCTTCCGCTCGCGGATCGGCACCCGGCTCTGGCTGGGCGAGATCGGCGCGCTGGAGAGCCGGGCCACCGTCCTGGACGTCACCCCGGTCGCCAGGGGCGACCGCTACGGCTACCGCCAGCACAAGGCGCCGTCCGACGGCCACCTCCTGGTGGTCACCGGCGGTACGGCGCACGGCGTCGGGCTGGAGGCGCCCAAGTACGTGCACGGCATGGTGCCGCGGGCCAAGGGCCTGGCCCGGGCCGGGCTCGCCACCGTGAACCGCACCCTCTCGCCGTACGCCTGGGCGGGCAGGCAGCTCTGGTTCGCCGAGCCGCCGCACATGCAGGTGAGCATCCTCTTCCTGCCCGGCGACACGAAGGCCCCTTCGATCGGCGACGAGCTGTCGCTGAACGTCCGGCACACCACGACGCACTTCGACCGGGTCGTGCTCCGCTGA
- a CDS encoding lipid II:glycine glycyltransferase FemX: MSLRLRTITREEHLAFIRTRSSASHMQVPSWGDVKAEWRTESLGWFDGSGELVGAGLVLYRQLPKVKRYLAYLPEGPVIDWFDRELDQWLEPMLAHLKAQGAFSVKMGPPVVIRRWDAPTIKEAISGGTAKRLRDLDPDWYEPRAFEVADRLRKAGWLQGEDGGAGFGDVQPRYVFQVPLANRSLDDVQKGFNQLWRRNIKKAEKSGVEVVQGGYEDLAVFHQLYVVTAERDHFTPRPLAYFQRMWKALVAEDPNRMRLYVAYHEGEPLAATTMLTVGEHVWYSYGASANHKREVKPSNAIQWRMMRDAYALGASLYDLRGISDTLDEDDHLFGLIQFKVGTGGQAAEYLGEWDFPLNKLLHKALDLYMSRR; encoded by the coding sequence ATGAGCCTGCGCCTGAGGACGATCACCCGTGAGGAGCACCTGGCGTTCATCAGGACGCGCTCGTCGGCCAGCCACATGCAGGTGCCGTCCTGGGGGGACGTCAAGGCCGAGTGGCGCACCGAGAGCCTCGGCTGGTTCGACGGCTCGGGCGAGCTGGTCGGCGCCGGGCTGGTGCTCTACCGGCAGCTTCCCAAGGTCAAGCGCTACCTGGCGTACCTGCCCGAGGGCCCGGTGATCGACTGGTTCGACCGGGAGCTCGACCAGTGGCTGGAGCCGATGCTGGCCCACCTCAAGGCGCAGGGCGCGTTCTCGGTGAAGATGGGCCCGCCGGTGGTGATCCGCCGCTGGGACGCCCCGACCATCAAGGAGGCCATCTCCGGCGGGACCGCCAAGCGGCTGCGCGACCTCGACCCCGACTGGTACGAGCCGCGGGCCTTCGAGGTGGCCGACCGGCTGCGCAAGGCCGGCTGGCTGCAGGGCGAGGACGGCGGGGCCGGCTTCGGCGACGTCCAGCCCCGGTACGTGTTCCAGGTGCCGCTGGCCAACCGCTCGCTGGACGACGTCCAGAAGGGCTTCAACCAGCTCTGGCGCCGCAACATCAAAAAGGCCGAGAAGAGCGGCGTCGAGGTGGTCCAGGGCGGCTACGAGGACCTCGCCGTCTTCCATCAGCTGTACGTGGTCACCGCCGAGCGCGACCACTTCACCCCGCGCCCGCTGGCCTACTTCCAGCGGATGTGGAAGGCGCTCGTCGCCGAGGACCCGAACCGGATGCGCCTCTACGTCGCGTACCACGAGGGCGAACCGCTGGCGGCCACCACGATGCTGACGGTCGGTGAGCACGTCTGGTACTCCTACGGCGCCTCGGCCAACCACAAGCGCGAGGTCAAGCCGTCCAACGCGATCCAGTGGCGGATGATGCGCGACGCGTACGCGCTCGGCGCGAGCCTGTACGACCTGCGCGGCATCAGCGACACGCTCGACGAGGACGACCACCTCTTCGGGCTGATCCAGTTCAAGGTGGGCACCGGCGGCCAGGCCGCCGAGTACCTCGGGGAGTGGGACTTCCCGCTCAACAAGCTGCTCCACAAGGCGTTGGACCTCTACATGTCCCGCCGCTGA
- a CDS encoding PadR family transcriptional regulator, with amino-acid sequence MSRRSGVLEFAVLGLLHDAPMHGYELRKRLNVLLGSFRAFSYGTLYPCLKSLVAQGFLVEDNPDVEYVPATALNGKRSKIVYRLSAEGKQRFEELLADSGPDAWEDEHFGVHFAFFGQTDRAVRMRVLEGRRSRLEERLERMRSSIARTRERFDDYTLELQRHGLESVEREVRWLNELIETERANRTGRNGAPTGESKTSDGRGQEAGSSDPPRPPHDRPGRSGQER; translated from the coding sequence ATGAGCAGGCGCTCAGGAGTGCTGGAGTTCGCCGTCCTCGGCCTGCTCCATGACGCCCCGATGCACGGCTACGAGCTGCGCAAGCGGCTCAACGTCCTGCTCGGCTCGTTCCGCGCCTTCTCGTACGGGACGCTCTACCCCTGTCTGAAGAGCCTGGTGGCCCAGGGTTTCCTGGTCGAGGACAACCCGGACGTCGAGTACGTCCCGGCCACCGCGCTCAACGGCAAGCGGTCGAAAATCGTCTACCGGCTGTCCGCCGAGGGCAAGCAGCGCTTCGAGGAGCTGCTCGCCGACTCGGGCCCGGACGCCTGGGAGGACGAGCACTTCGGCGTGCACTTCGCCTTCTTCGGTCAGACCGACCGAGCCGTGCGGATGCGCGTCCTCGAGGGGCGGCGCAGCCGGCTCGAGGAGCGGCTGGAGCGGATGCGCAGCTCGATCGCCCGTACCCGCGAGAGGTTCGACGACTACACGCTCGAGCTCCAGCGGCACGGTCTCGAGTCGGTGGAGCGCGAGGTCCGCTGGCTGAACGAGCTGATCGAGACCGAGCGAGCCAACCGGACGGGGCGCAACGGCGCGCCCACCGGTGAATCCAAGACTTCGGACGGCCGTGGCCAGGAGGCCGGGTCCTCGGACCCGCCGAGGCCACCGCACGACCGCCCGGGGCGCTCCGGACAGGAGCGCTGA
- a CDS encoding single-stranded DNA-binding protein, producing the protein MAGETVITLVGNLVDDPELRFTPSGAAVAKFRIASTPRTFDRQTNEWKDGESLFLTCNVWRQPAENVAESLQRGMRVIVQGRLRQRSYETKEGEKRTVFEVEVDEVGPSLRSATAKVTRANRSGGQGGPGGGGFGGGNGGGGYGGGQQGGGGWGGSSGGGQSAPSDDPWASSAPAPGGNQGGGGGWGAPAGGGYSEEPPF; encoded by the coding sequence ATGGCAGGCGAGACCGTCATCACCCTCGTCGGCAATCTCGTCGACGACCCCGAGCTGCGCTTCACCCCTTCGGGTGCCGCGGTCGCCAAGTTCCGCATCGCGTCCACGCCGCGGACCTTCGACCGTCAGACCAACGAGTGGAAGGACGGCGAGAGCCTCTTCCTCACGTGCAACGTCTGGCGTCAGCCCGCGGAGAACGTCGCCGAGTCGCTGCAGCGCGGCATGCGCGTCATCGTGCAGGGCCGACTGCGCCAGCGGTCTTACGAGACCAAGGAAGGCGAGAAGCGGACGGTCTTCGAGGTCGAGGTCGACGAGGTCGGCCCGAGCCTGCGTTCGGCGACCGCCAAGGTCACCCGGGCCAACCGGTCCGGCGGCCAGGGCGGCCCCGGTGGCGGCGGCTTCGGTGGCGGCAACGGCGGCGGCGGGTACGGCGGCGGCCAGCAGGGTGGCGGCGGCTGGGGCGGTAGCTCCGGCGGCGGTCAGTCCGCTCCGTCCGACGACCCGTGGGCGTCCAGCGCTCCCGCCCCTGGTGGAAACCAGGGTGGTGGCGGCGGCTGGGGTGCCCCGGCCGGTGGCGGCTACTCGGAAGAGCCTCCGTTCTAA
- the rpsR gene encoding 30S ribosomal protein S18: MAKPPARKPKKKVCVFCKDKVNYVDYKDTNLLRKFISDRGKIRARRVTGNCTQHQRDVATAVKNSREMALLPYTSTTR; this comes from the coding sequence ATGGCGAAGCCGCCTGCTCGCAAGCCGAAGAAGAAGGTTTGCGTCTTCTGCAAGGACAAGGTCAACTACGTTGACTACAAGGACACGAACCTGCTGCGGAAGTTCATCTCCGACCGCGGCAAGATCCGTGCCCGCCGGGTGACCGGCAACTGCACCCAGCACCAGCGTGACGTCGCCACGGCCGTGAAGAACAGCCGTGAGATGGCACTCCTGCCCTACACCTCCACCACGCGCTAA
- a CDS encoding transglycosylase domain-containing protein, whose amino-acid sequence MSEHRRRSPNPGGGEQPPGRRADGGRPYAYGTPPEGAPSYDRPGGARPGAGGRETARQPRLTRAEMRKQAQKGGKRGAAEPATGRGGKPGMKRFIDYPRYGKSGVRRWLPSWKQLLTVFLIFFGGGVAAVGVAYALTPVPDVKDLVHDQNNIYYWADGQEMTRQGTTNRQVVKLGDISKPAQNAVVAAENESFWNDTGIDPKGIARAVYNMATGGETQGGSTITQQYVKNAYLSQDQTLSRKAKEFFITLKINQSKGKEDILEGYLNTSWFGRGATGIQAAAQAYYGVDASKIDACQGAMLAGLLKGAGLYDPTLSPANHARAEDRWKWILDRMVITKTLTPEDRAKCGKFPEPTPQKAPASMNGEISYLVEMANNFVQTKDKTITDLVLGKGGFQIYTTFQRDKVDALKKAVDDFQAATLHPDKHEQDKFVQVGAASVLPNDGAIVAIYGGPGVENKHYTNNADAGGIPVGSTFKPFVLATAMQNGVLSQTGDDGKPKRINAESRYLADNMAPIYKADGSPAIGDDGKPYHQRNSGGGTKGFVTLKTAMQYSYNVPFVQLGQDVGGKNVEKMVKALGLKAGLVDSSTLTYPLGTSTPSAIRMASAYSVFAARGQQTDPYSVVKVLKDGVEKPGFAKPQSKAVLDQAVADNITDVLENVAKNGTGKAATSSLGFPVAGKTGTTDAGTSAWWVGYTTKLVTSVGMWREEPGKPGLLSLDGTAGKDEVHGGDFPADIFARYMRTVMNGQKGEPFPDPEPFGDQVDSSGAPSTASPSASASESASTAPTTTAPSATTSASKSADPTTSPTATPSCFLGFCPTNTKKPTGKPDQSPTDTSTPSAGAAANNTGAG is encoded by the coding sequence ATGAGCGAACACCGGCGAAGGTCGCCCAACCCGGGCGGCGGTGAGCAGCCTCCGGGCCGTCGGGCCGACGGGGGACGCCCGTACGCCTACGGGACCCCGCCCGAGGGTGCGCCCTCGTACGACCGTCCCGGAGGCGCCAGGCCCGGTGCCGGCGGGCGGGAGACGGCCCGGCAGCCCCGGCTGACCAGGGCCGAGATGCGCAAGCAGGCCCAGAAGGGCGGCAAGCGCGGTGCGGCCGAGCCGGCGACCGGGCGCGGCGGCAAGCCGGGCATGAAGCGGTTCATCGACTACCCCAGGTACGGCAAGTCCGGGGTGCGTCGCTGGCTGCCGTCCTGGAAGCAGCTGCTGACGGTCTTCCTCATCTTCTTCGGTGGCGGGGTGGCCGCCGTCGGCGTCGCGTACGCACTGACGCCGGTCCCCGACGTCAAGGACCTGGTGCACGACCAGAACAACATCTACTACTGGGCCGACGGCCAGGAGATGACCAGGCAGGGCACCACCAACCGCCAGGTCGTCAAGCTCGGGGACATAAGCAAACCGGCCCAGAACGCCGTGGTCGCAGCCGAGAACGAGAGCTTCTGGAACGACACGGGCATCGACCCCAAGGGCATCGCCCGGGCCGTCTACAACATGGCCACCGGCGGCGAGACCCAGGGCGGCTCGACCATCACCCAGCAGTACGTGAAGAACGCCTACCTCAGCCAGGACCAGACGCTGAGCCGTAAGGCCAAGGAGTTCTTCATCACCCTGAAGATCAACCAGAGCAAGGGCAAGGAGGACATCCTCGAGGGCTACCTGAACACCAGCTGGTTCGGCCGCGGTGCCACCGGCATCCAGGCCGCGGCGCAGGCGTACTACGGCGTGGACGCCAGCAAGATCGACGCCTGCCAGGGTGCGATGCTGGCCGGTCTGCTCAAGGGCGCCGGCCTGTACGACCCCACCCTCAGCCCCGCCAACCACGCCCGGGCGGAGGACCGCTGGAAGTGGATCCTCGACCGGATGGTGATCACCAAGACGCTCACCCCCGAGGACCGGGCCAAGTGCGGCAAGTTCCCCGAGCCGACCCCGCAGAAGGCTCCGGCGAGCATGAACGGTGAGATCAGCTACCTGGTCGAGATGGCCAACAACTTCGTGCAGACCAAGGACAAGACGATCACGGATCTCGTGCTCGGCAAGGGCGGCTTCCAGATCTACACCACGTTCCAGCGGGACAAGGTGGACGCCCTGAAGAAGGCCGTCGACGACTTCCAGGCCGCCACCTTGCATCCGGACAAGCACGAACAGGACAAGTTCGTCCAGGTCGGCGCGGCCTCGGTGCTCCCGAACGACGGAGCGATCGTCGCCATCTACGGCGGCCCCGGCGTGGAGAACAAGCACTACACCAACAACGCGGACGCCGGCGGTATCCCGGTCGGCTCGACCTTCAAGCCCTTCGTGCTGGCCACCGCGATGCAGAACGGCGTGCTCAGCCAGACCGGTGACGACGGCAAGCCGAAGCGGATCAACGCGGAGAGCCGCTACCTCGCCGACAACATGGCCCCGATCTACAAGGCTGACGGCTCCCCGGCGATCGGCGACGACGGCAAGCCCTACCACCAGAGGAACAGCGGCGGGGGTACGAAGGGCTTCGTCACGCTCAAGACGGCCATGCAGTACTCGTACAACGTGCCGTTCGTCCAGCTGGGCCAGGACGTGGGCGGCAAGAACGTCGAGAAGATGGTGAAGGCGCTGGGCCTGAAGGCGGGCCTCGTCGACTCCTCGACCCTCACGTACCCGCTCGGCACCTCCACTCCGAGTGCGATCCGGATGGCCTCCGCGTACTCGGTGTTCGCCGCGCGCGGTCAGCAGACCGACCCCTACTCGGTGGTCAAGGTCCTCAAGGACGGCGTCGAGAAGCCCGGCTTCGCCAAGCCGCAGTCCAAGGCGGTGCTGGACCAGGCGGTGGCGGACAACATCACCGACGTTCTGGAGAACGTGGCCAAGAACGGTACCGGTAAGGCCGCCACCAGCTCCCTGGGCTTCCCGGTGGCGGGCAAGACCGGCACCACCGACGCCGGCACCTCGGCCTGGTGGGTCGGCTACACCACGAAGCTGGTGACCTCGGTCGGTATGTGGCGTGAGGAGCCGGGCAAGCCCGGCCTGCTCTCGCTGGACGGCACCGCCGGCAAGGACGAGGTCCACGGTGGTGACTTCCCGGCCGACATCTTCGCCCGCTACATGAGGACGGTGATGAACGGTCAGAAGGGCGAGCCCTTCCCGGACCCGGAGCCGTTCGGCGACCAGGTCGACTCCTCGGGTGCCCCGTCCACGGCGTCCCCGTCGGCCTCGGCCTCCGAAAGCGCGTCCACCGCCCCGACGACCACGGCGCCGTCGGCCACGACCAGCGCCAGCAAGTCGGCCGACCCGACCACCTCGCCGACCGCGACCCCGTCCTGCTTCCTGGGCTTCTGCCCCACGAACACCAAGAAGCCCACGGGCAAGCCGGACCAGTCACCGACCGACACCTCGACACCGTCGGCCGGCGCAGCGGCGAACAACACCGGCGCGGGCTAG
- a CDS encoding glycosyltransferase family 87 protein produces MTSSASDETAGPAIAVPEGPLPNTVVVPADEDPVAAAGSEVLGGPPGRRALLGVSWWIPARFLALTVVVTYILGMVQKLPCYNGGWFRGATAQYTHACYSDIPHLFTGRGFAAGLHPYVDMLPQPTPDMQYLEYPVLTGFFMQIAAWLTPPGGSTETREQWFWMVNAAMLLICAVVVVVALSRTHRRRPWDALLFALAPCLALDSTINWDLLAVALTAVAMAYWSGSRPVWAGVFIGLATAAKLYPVLLLGPLLVLCWRAGRWRAFGQAAAAAVGAWLLVDLPIMLANWKGWATFYTFSQTRKEDYGSFWLILMQDRGKQLETLNIWIGGLLVLSCLGIGWLAVSAPRRPRFAQLAFLVVAAFILTNKVYSPQYVLWLIPLAALARPRWRDFLIWQGCEVLYFLGVWSYLAYTGDSKQHGIGQDWYHFAIVLHLLGTLYLCVMVIRDILLPERDPVRWDGSDDPSGGVLDHAPDVFVLGTARRLREEETYAGFALPGEMEWLPPGEHVDR; encoded by the coding sequence ATGACGTCGAGCGCGAGTGACGAAACCGCCGGGCCCGCGATCGCGGTGCCCGAGGGCCCGCTGCCCAACACCGTGGTCGTCCCGGCCGACGAGGACCCGGTCGCGGCCGCCGGCAGCGAGGTGCTCGGCGGCCCGCCCGGACGGCGGGCGCTGCTCGGTGTCTCGTGGTGGATCCCGGCCCGGTTCCTGGCCCTGACGGTCGTCGTCACGTACATCCTGGGCATGGTGCAGAAGCTGCCCTGCTACAACGGCGGCTGGTTCCGTGGGGCCACCGCCCAGTACACCCACGCCTGCTACAGCGACATCCCGCACCTGTTCACCGGGCGCGGCTTCGCCGCCGGGCTGCACCCGTACGTCGACATGCTGCCGCAGCCCACGCCCGACATGCAGTACCTGGAGTACCCGGTGCTCACCGGGTTCTTCATGCAGATCGCCGCCTGGCTGACACCGCCCGGCGGCAGCACCGAGACCCGCGAACAGTGGTTCTGGATGGTCAACGCCGCGATGCTGCTGATCTGCGCGGTGGTCGTGGTGGTCGCCCTCTCCCGCACCCACCGGCGCCGCCCCTGGGACGCGCTGCTCTTCGCGCTCGCCCCGTGCCTGGCGCTGGACTCCACCATCAACTGGGACCTGCTCGCCGTCGCCCTCACCGCCGTCGCGATGGCGTACTGGTCGGGCAGCAGGCCGGTCTGGGCCGGTGTCTTCATCGGACTCGCCACCGCCGCCAAGCTCTACCCCGTGCTGCTGCTCGGCCCGCTGCTGGTGCTCTGCTGGCGGGCCGGCCGCTGGCGCGCCTTCGGGCAGGCGGCCGCCGCCGCGGTCGGGGCCTGGCTGCTGGTCGACCTGCCGATCATGCTGGCCAACTGGAAGGGCTGGGCGACCTTCTACACCTTCAGCCAGACCCGCAAGGAGGACTACGGCTCGTTCTGGCTGATCCTGATGCAGGACCGGGGCAAGCAGCTGGAGACCCTCAACATCTGGATCGGGGGCCTGCTCGTCCTCAGCTGCCTGGGCATCGGCTGGCTGGCCGTCTCCGCCCCCCGCCGGCCGCGCTTCGCCCAGCTGGCCTTCCTGGTGGTGGCCGCCTTCATCCTGACCAACAAGGTGTACTCACCGCAGTACGTGCTCTGGCTGATCCCGCTCGCCGCGCTGGCCCGCCCGCGCTGGCGGGACTTCCTGATCTGGCAGGGCTGCGAGGTGCTGTACTTCCTCGGCGTCTGGTCCTACCTGGCCTACACCGGCGACTCCAAGCAGCACGGCATCGGGCAGGACTGGTACCACTTCGCCATCGTGCTGCACCTGCTCGGCACGCTCTACCTCTGCGTGATGGTGATCCGCGACATCCTGCTGCCGGAGCGCGACCCGGTCCGCTGGGACGGCAGTGACGATCCCTCGGGCGGGGTGCTCGACCACGCGCCGGACGTCTTCGTCCTGGGCACCGCCCGCCGGCTCCGCGAGGAGGAGACGTACGCGGGGTTCGCCCTGCCGGGCGAGATGGAGTGGCTGCCTCCGGGGGAGCACGTCGACCGCTAG
- the rplI gene encoding 50S ribosomal protein L9, translating to MKIILTHEVPGLGGAGEVVEVKDGYARNFLVPRGFAIRWTKGGQKDVDAIRRARKVHAIQTLEAANEVKAKLEGLQVKLAVRSGDAGRLFGSVTQADVVEAIKAADGPVVDKRAVAIASPIKTVGTHKVSVKLHADVQANLDVAVVAA from the coding sequence ATGAAGATCATCCTCACTCACGAGGTCCCCGGTCTCGGCGGCGCCGGCGAGGTCGTCGAGGTCAAGGACGGCTACGCCCGTAACTTCCTGGTCCCGCGTGGCTTCGCCATCCGCTGGACCAAGGGCGGCCAGAAGGACGTCGACGCCATCCGTCGCGCCCGTAAGGTCCACGCCATCCAGACCCTCGAGGCCGCCAACGAGGTCAAGGCGAAGCTCGAGGGCCTGCAGGTCAAGCTGGCCGTTCGCTCCGGCGACGCCGGCCGCCTGTTCGGCTCGGTGACCCAGGCCGACGTCGTCGAGGCCATCAAGGCCGCCGACGGCCCGGTCGTGGACAAGCGCGCCGTCGCGATCGCCTCGCCGATCAAGACCGTGGGCACCCACAAGGTCTCGGTCAAGCTGCACGCCGACGTCCAGGCCAACCTCGACGTCGCCGTCGTCGCTGCCTGA
- the rpsF gene encoding 30S ribosomal protein S6, which yields MRHYELMVILDPSVEERAVAPLIENFLTVVRNGGGNVEKVDTWGRRRLAYEINKQSEGIYSVIDLKATPEVVKELDRQLGLSESVLRTKVLRPDTH from the coding sequence ATGCGTCACTACGAGCTGATGGTCATCCTCGACCCCTCGGTCGAGGAGCGCGCTGTCGCCCCCCTGATCGAGAACTTCCTCACCGTCGTCCGCAACGGCGGCGGCAACGTGGAGAAGGTCGACACCTGGGGTCGTCGCCGTCTGGCTTACGAGATCAACAAGCAGTCCGAGGGCATCTACTCGGTCATCGACCTCAAGGCCACGCCTGAGGTCGTCAAGGAGCTCGACCGCCAGCTTGGCCTGAGCGAGTCGGTTCTGCGGACCAAGGTCCTGCGCCCGGACACCCACTGA